The segment GACGTTGACCGACAGCGCCGCCGACCGGCTGTTGCCGTCGACCGTGACGTCGATCCCCATGCTCGCAGGCGGGGCGATCGGCACCGAAAGTCCGACCGTGCCCTCGACCTCCCGGCCGAAGAGCTTCAGGTCGCCCCGGCCATCCCGGTTGTACGAGGCGATTTCCTGGTTGACGTTGATCGAGGGGAGCTGCCAGGTTTGCTCGAAGACGTCGTCGTAGGACTGAGTGAACGGGTTGTAAGCCTCAACCCGGCCGGACACCGACCCGCTCAGTTCGAAGATGAACGCGGCGGATCCGCCCAGCGACGGCGAGGTGGTGTCGACCTGGGCACCGAGATAGGTCAGGCCCGTCTGGATGGGAACCGGGCCGAAGGCGGTGGGCTCGACCCAGTCGTTGCGGAAGTCGAGTTCGTAGTGCGCGTCGAAGCTGCCGGGGTCGGCGTACCCTCCCACCTCGAAGCCGATGCGTCCGTTGGCGGAGACGGCCCCCGTCCCCCGGTAGACTCCCAGGTTGAGGGAGGTTGAGTCGGACTCGTTGCGGAACTCGGCGCCCAGGAAGCTGCTGGCCTCCCGGGCCTGGGAATCCCCGGGGCCAAACTGGCTGGCGTTGGCGATCCGGTAGCTGTAGGAGGACAGCAGGAGTCGTTCTTCCAGGGGGGTGAGGGAGAGGAGGGCCCGCCGTCGCCACGGCTTGCGGGCCGCCGAGTGCCAGGTCTTGCGCGTCATCGCCGGGGTCTCCGTCGGGTGATCCGCCTTGAGGCTGGGTCTTGGGCTCGCCGGCCCCTCGCCGGGAACGCTTCCCCCTCACCCGACTTGATCGTTCGACGTGTGACACCATTTCGCGCGGTGACGGCCTCCCGGAGGCTCGCGGCGTCCTCGGGCTACGCGATCAGGTCGCCGACCTCCTGTCTGAGCCGGCGGAGGACCCGGCTCTTGGCCTGCCGGACGGCGGCCGTGCTCACGCCCAGCGCGGCGGCGACGTCGGCCGTTGCGTGGCCCTCGACGGTCACCCGCCAGAAGGCGTCCCAGGTTTTGCCCTCGAACTCGGAGCGGACCAGTCCCAGCGCCCTCCGGTAGACGCCGTCGAGTTCTCGGCGCTCGTCGGGGTCGTCGATCGGGTCGGTCTCGGCCGGCGGTTCGGGATGCTGCTGCAAGGCCCGACCGGCCGCCGTACCTCCCTCGGCCTCGGCCGGCCGCCGGCCCCGGGCTCGGTGCCAGTCGAGCACCTTGTTCCGCGTCACCCCCCGCAACCAGCCCCGGAAGCGGTCTCCCGCCCGGTCTCGTCGGAAGTCGCCGATACTCGACGCCACCGCCCGGAAGACCTCCTGGGTCACGTCGTCAAGTTCACCCTCGGCAACCCCCCCCCGTCGGCACCAGTACCGGACCAAAGGGGCGTAGAGGTGGATCAGGCGGTTCCAGGCCTCCTGATCGTCGGCTCGGACCCGATCGAGCAGGGTCATCGACGTCGGACGAGCATCCTCCACGACGGTCACCCTCGCCAAGATCCGAATGCCCCTCGATGGCCGACAGAACCCTCGATCGAGATCGCCTTGTGGCGGCCGATCGTTTCTCGACCGTGGCTCGATGGTACCGCGGTCTCGGCACATCGCGATAGACGATGCACCGGAGGGAAGCCATTGATTCTGGTGGGATCAGGAAATTTAGGCAATTTGAGCGTCGCTCTTCCCTGGGTTGCTGATAGAATGGATCTCAGATCGCCGGTCACGCCGGTGCAATGTCAATGGTTCGATGCGACCGCTCCTTCTCGACACAGGGGCTCCCGGGCCGGGCTGGGCCGCGTCGGGTGCCCTGACCCGGTCATCGGGCTCAATTGCACCCGGCGATGAGACGGGCACGGCCGACCCCCTTGGCCCGGGGGCGGCGGGCGGCCAATCGCACCCTTCGGCCTGAGAGGTCCGACCATGAGCGACACGACGGGCCTCGAGGATTCCTCCCTCGAGGAGCTGTTTCGGTCTGAGGTCGAGTCGCACCTGGAGGTGCTGGGCGCCGCGCTGCTGGACCTGGAACAGGCGCCCGGCGACCCGTCTCGCGTGGACGAGATGATGCGGGCGGCGCACTCGATCAAGGGGGCGGCCCGCGTGGTCCGCGTGGAGGCGGCGGTGCGCGTTGCCCACGTCATGGAGGATTGCTTCCTCGGGGTCCAGGACGGGGCCCTGACGCTCTCGCCCACCGACGTGGACGTCCTGCTGCGGGGCGTGGATTTGCTGGGCAAGATCTCGGAGGCGACGAGGACCCCCGGCGAGGACCTTTCGAGCCGGTTCGACGAGGCGGTTCGGTCGTTCGTCCTCGAGGTCAACGCCATCCTCGCCTCGCGGGGACGACCGTTGACGACCCCTTCCGGGCTTGCATCCAGCCCTCCCCGCGAGGCGGTGGCGGCCGATGTTCCCGCCCCCGATCCCCCCCTCGTCATGCCGCCCGCCGAGGCGACCACCATGCCCGTCGCGACGACGATCGCGTTCCCCGGGTACCTCGACGCGGGGGCGGCCGAGGAGATCCGCCTGCGGTTCCTCTCGGCCGTCGGGCGCGGGTGCGACGCCGTGCGGCTCGACCTGCGGGCGACCAAGGACCTCGACGTGCAGGGCCTGGCGCTGCTGGCCGCTCTCCCCCGGCATGTCGCCCGACACGGCCGCCCGAGGCTCCGGATGGCCGGGGTGTCGGCGGAGATGGAGGCGGTGCTCCGCGTGACGGGGCTGGGCGGGGCGTTCGACCTGCGAGGCGTCCAGGCACCCCGGGACTCGTGAGCGATGAAGATCCCGACGGACGAGTTCGTGATCCAGGCGCGTGAGCACCTGGCGGCCCTCGAGCACATCCTCCTGTCGCTGGAGGGTCCGGTCCTCGGCGCGGCCTCCCGGGAGCGGGTCGACCGCTGCCTGAGAATCGTCCACTCCATCAAGGGGGACGCCGGCTTCCTCGGGTTCACGGCGATCCGGACGCTGGCCGACGCGATGGAGACGGTCCTCGAGACGTTGCGCGATCCGGGCGGGCATCCCCCGAACCCGGCCGCCGTCGAGCGGCTTCTGCTGGCCCGCGATCGGCTGGCGGCCCTTGTGGATGACCTCGAGAGCGGTCGCGAGGCGGATCTCGGGGGGCTCCTCGACGAACTCGAGCGGGTCGCCCGGCAAGGGGTGGGCGGCCCTGAGGGTTGGGACCTCGACCTCCGCGAGGTGGATCGCCTCCAGTCCGGCCGCCTCGCCGGCTTCTTCGCAGCGTTCGAGCGGCTTGGCCGGGTGTCGTCCCCAGCGGTCGTCCTCGACGCCGAGGATCTCTCCGGCGGCCTCCCCTCGGGGCCCGTCCGCTTCCGGGTCGCGCTCGCGTCGGAGACGCCTCGGGAGGAGATCCGGCGCGCGCTCGGGCTGCCGGAAGTCGCCGGGCCGGAGGGCAGGGGGGCCGTCGTCCCGCTGGCGGTCGACCTGGCCGAATGGTCGCGTTCCCGTGGCCAGTCGCTGGCGACGCTGCTCGCCGATCTCGACCGATGGGGGCGCGTTGAGGGGGCCAGCCTGGAGTTCGAGCAGGACGACCTGGGCAGGGGCCTGACCCCGGGGCCCGTCGTGTTGCGTGGGCAGTTCCGGACCGCGATGCCGGAGGACGACGTGGCGAGACGCCTCGCGTTTCCCATCGCGGCCGAGCCCCCCGAGGCGGTGGACCCGCCGCCCGCGCCCGCAACGGGGGTCGAGCCGCCGCTCGCCCCGGCCGCCGGGGGGGCCGTCGCGGCGGCGGAGCCGGAGCGGGCCTCGCTCCGGATCAACGTCGAGCTGCTCGACCGCCTGATGACGCTGACCAGCGAGCTGACCCTCATCCGCAACCAGTCGCTGCTGGCCTTTGATTTGGACGACGACCGGGTCCGCCCCATCGTGCAGCGGCTCGACGCGGTCACCTCGGCGTTGCAGGAGACGGTCCTCCGCTCCCGGATGCAGCCGATCGGCAATCTCTTCGGCAAGTTCCCCCGGGTGGTCCGGGACCTGGCCCGGCAGCTCGGCAAGCAGGTGGAACTCCGTCTGGTCGGTCGGGACGTCGAGCTCGACAAGACGATCCTCGAACAGCTCTCCGACCCGCTCACCCACCTCGTCCGCAACAGCGTCGACCACGGCATCGAGCCCCCCGACGAGCGGGTCGCGAGGGGCAAGCCGCCGGTCGGCCGCATCGTCCTGTCGGCATCGCACGAGGAGGGCCGGATCCGCATCGAGATCCGCGACGACGGGCGGGGGCTCGATCCCCAGTCCATCCGCGACAAGGCGCTCGCGATGCGGCTGAAGACCGAGGCCGAGCTCGACCGCATGGCGGATCGCGAGCTCTCCATGTTGATCCTGGTCCCGGGGTTCTCGACCGCCCGGGCCGTGTCGGACGTGTCGGGCCGGGGGGTCGGCATGGACGTGGTGAAGACGAACATCGAGCACCTCGAGGGGACGCTGGCGATCGACTCGCGGCCGGGAGCCGGCACGGCGATGATCCTCCGGCTGCCGCTGACCCTGGCGATCATCCCCTGCCTGATCGTCACTGTGGGGGGGGAGCGTTACGCCGTCCCCCAGCGGGACCTGGAGGAGGCCGTCTGCCTGCATCCCCGGCTGGCCGGTCGGGTCGTCCGGGCGTTCGACACCGAGGTCTATCGGCTTCGAGGGCAGCTCTTGCCGATCGTGCGGTTGGCCGACGTGCTCCGCCGCCGGAGGCCCCCCGGGGCTGATGCTGATGCTGATGCCGGGGCCGGGGGCGATCGGGGAGAGGAGACGGGAGGGACAGGGCAGGCGATCGCGTACATCCTGGTGCTGCGGTCGGCCTCGCGGCGGTTCGGGCTGGTGGTCGACGAGGTCCGGGGCACGGAGGAGGTCGTCGTCAAGCCGATGCACCCGGCGATCAAGCCGATCGGCATCTTCTCCGGCGCGACGATCATGGGGGACGGCCGGGTCGCGCTCATCGTCGACGTCGCCGGCATCGTTGAGCACGCCCGGCCGGGCTTCGAGCCGGCGGCGGAGACCGCCGCCGAGGCCGCGCGAGGCCCGGACGCATCGAAGGCGGTCCAGCCCCACCGCGTGCTCCTGTTCGAGCATGGCCCCCACGAGCAGTTCGCGCTGCCACTGCTCCAGATCCGTCGGGTCGAGATGGTCGACCTCGACCGGGTCGAGCGTGTCGGCGAGCACGAGTACGTGGCCGTGGACGGCGTGTCGATGCGGCTGCTCCGGCTCGATCGGGTGATGGGGGTCTCGGCCCCGCCCCCGTTGGCGGCGGGAGCCGGGCGGGTGCCCCTGATCCTGCCGAAGTTCGTCGCCCAGCCGATGGCGATTCTCGCGAGCCGGATCGTGGACACCGAGGCCTTGGCGGTCGAGTTGCAATCCCACCCGGAGCACGACCGAGGGATCCTCGGGTCGGCCATCGTCCGCGGCCGGATGACGCTCTTCGTGGACATCTTCCGGCTGTCGGCCCAGCTGTTCGGCACGCCTCCCTCGCCAGGCCCGGCACGCGGGGAACGCCCCCGACGGCTGCTCCTGCTGGACGACACCCCGTTCTTCCTCGAGGTGGTGCGACGCTACCTGTCGGAGGAGGGGCACGAGGTCGAGACCGCCGTCAACGGCCTGGACGGCCTGGCCCGCCTCGCGGACGGCCCACCGTTCGACCTGATCGTCTCGGACATCGAGATGCCGGTCATGGACGGCTGGGAATTTGCCCGCGAGGTGCGACGACGCGGAGTTCCCACCCCCTTGCTCGCTCTGACCTCCCTGAGCGGGGCTGCCTACGAGGCGAGGGCCAGGGAGTGCGGCTTCGACGACTACGAGGTCAAGCTCGACCACGACCGGCTCGTCCGGAAGGTCGCGGCGCTCCTGGGTGGCCGGGAGGCCGGCGCATGACGGAGGCCCCGATGGCATCGCCCCGCCTGTTCTGCACGTTCCGCCTGGCCGGTGGCCTCTTCGGCGTCGACCTCCTCGACGTCAAGGAGATCACGGCGGAGACGACCACCACCCGGGTCGCCCACGCCCCGGACGAGGTGCTCGGCCTGGTCAATATCCGGGGCCACATCTATCTGGCCCTGGACCTTCGCCGGCTGCTGGGTCTGCCGGCCTCGGGCGTCGCCGCCGAAAGCCGCCTGGTGCTGTTCAAGCCATCGGTCGGCGCCGCGTTCGGCGTGATGGTCGACGAGATCGCCGACATCCAGGCCGCCGACCCGGGCCTCATCGACCCCTTCTCCCGCGCCGACCTGCCGGGCGACGGGCCGGGGGCGGTCCGCGTCGAGCTGATCGAGTCCGTCATCCGGCTGGCCGACGAACTGCTGGTTGTCCTGGCCCCTCGGCGTTTCCTCCCGGTCGTCGAGCGGGCCCTGGCCGGCCCTGCCTGACCGATTCCCCCAATCGCCCACGACTCCCGGGTCCACCACCGTGAAGAACCTCAGACTCGCCCAGAAGATGTCGGTCCTCTCCCTGATCCTGATGGGATCCATCGTCGTGGTGGCAGGCGTCGCCGTGACGCAGCTGTCGTCGCTCGACGCCCAGGTCCGACAGCTCGTGGATCGTACGATCCTGAAGCGTCAGACGCTGGCCGACCTCCAGTCCCGGTTGTTCCTGTCCATCCGCGCCCAGAAGAATGCGATCCTCGCGCCGGACGACGAGCGGTCGCGGAGCTACGCCGCGGAGTCGCGTTCCGTGCTGGACGACGTCCGCAGCGAGCTCGAACGGATCCGGGGGCTGACCTCGGGCGACGGGGCCGGCAGCCAGTCGGCGGCGGTCGAGGCGCTCGACAAGGCGATTGATGCGTACGAGGTGGTCAATGAGGAGAGCCTCGACCTTGCCGTCCAGAACACCAATCTCAAGGCGAGGACCCTCCTGGGCGGCGACTACCGGCGCCAGGCCGACCTCATCGCCTCGCTCCTCCGCGCGCGGATCGGAGCGATCATCTCCGGGCCGCCCCCGGAGGCCGACGACCTTTCCCGGCTCCGGTCGTTCGTGGAGGCCCTCGCCGCGCTGCTGGAGATGCATCCCGCCGTCGTCCGGCACATCGAGTCATCGAGCCCCGAGGAGATGACTGCCCAGGCGACCAAGCTCGCCGAGCTCCAGGGCCGGGTCCAGGCCGGGCTGGAGGCTGCCGGGGAGCCCTCGGCCGCCCCGTCGGAAGGCCGCGATGCCTTCGCCGAGCTGAAGGCCATCCAGGCGAGCATCATCGGGCTCTCGGAGACGGACTCCAACAACCGGTCCACGGCCCTGTCGCTCGCCGAATTGAAGGAGGCGACGGACGAATGTGCGGCGCGCATCTCAGAGCTCGGCGACCTCTTCGCACGGGAGGCCGCCGACGGTCGGGCGAGCAGCGCGGCCGCCTACTTCGTCGGCCTCGCCTGGATCATCGGCGTCGCGCTGGCCGGCCTGGTCTTCGGCGGGGCACTCGCCGTGTTCGTCACGCGCTCCGTCGCCGGACCGGTCCTGGAGGTCCGCGACCTGACCCGGTCGATGGCCGACGGCGACCTGCGTTCCCGCGTCTCGCTCCGCCAGCGCGACGAGGTCGGGCAACTCTCCGATGCGACCAACTCCCTCGCGGACGCCTTCACCACCATCGTGGCCGAGATCCGGGGCGTCTGTGAAGGGATGGCCGCCTCGGCGGGGGAGCTCTCCGGGGTCTCGAACCAGCTGGTCTCTCAGAGCGAGCACGCCTCGATGAAGGCGACGAGCGTGGCGAGCGCCTCGGAACAGCTCACGACGAACATCGGCACGATGGCCTCGGCGGCCGAGCAGATGAGCGCCAGCGTGGCGTCGATCAGCTCGGCCAGTGAGGAGATGAGCATCAATGTGGGCACGATCTCGTCGGCCGCCGAGCAGACTTCGACCAACGTGGACTTCGTCTCCCAGGCGGTGGGCGAGATCTCCAGCTCGTTCGCCGATGTGCTCAAGGACGTCCAGCAGGGGTCGGACATCGCCGGCGAGGCCAGCCGGATGGCCGACTCGGCGACCGAGACCATTCAGCTCCTGAACCGCTCCGGCGCCGAGATTAGCAAGGTCACCGAGGCGATCAAGATGATCGCCTTGCAGACGAACCTGCTGGCGCTGAACGCCACGATCGAGGCGACCTCGGCCGGCGAGGCGGGGCGGGGCTTCGCCGTGGTCGCGCACGAAATCAAGGAGCTGGCCAACCAGAGCGCCAAGGCGGCCGAGGACATCGCTCGAAAGATCGAGGGGGTGCAGGAGGAC is part of the Tautonia marina genome and harbors:
- a CDS encoding STAS domain-containing protein, with translation MSDTTGLEDSSLEELFRSEVESHLEVLGAALLDLEQAPGDPSRVDEMMRAAHSIKGAARVVRVEAAVRVAHVMEDCFLGVQDGALTLSPTDVDVLLRGVDLLGKISEATRTPGEDLSSRFDEAVRSFVLEVNAILASRGRPLTTPSGLASSPPREAVAADVPAPDPPLVMPPAEATTMPVATTIAFPGYLDAGAAEEIRLRFLSAVGRGCDAVRLDLRATKDLDVQGLALLAALPRHVARHGRPRLRMAGVSAEMEAVLRVTGLGGAFDLRGVQAPRDS
- a CDS encoding RNA polymerase sigma factor, with the protein product MTVVEDARPTSMTLLDRVRADDQEAWNRLIHLYAPLVRYWCRRGGVAEGELDDVTQEVFRAVASSIGDFRRDRAGDRFRGWLRGVTRNKVLDWHRARGRRPAEAEGGTAAGRALQQHPEPPAETDPIDDPDERRELDGVYRRALGLVRSEFEGKTWDAFWRVTVEGHATADVAAALGVSTAAVRQAKSRVLRRLRQEVGDLIA
- a CDS encoding chemotaxis protein CheW gives rise to the protein MASPRLFCTFRLAGGLFGVDLLDVKEITAETTTTRVAHAPDEVLGLVNIRGHIYLALDLRRLLGLPASGVAAESRLVLFKPSVGAAFGVMVDEIADIQAADPGLIDPFSRADLPGDGPGAVRVELIESVIRLADELLVVLAPRRFLPVVERALAGPA
- a CDS encoding HAMP domain-containing methyl-accepting chemotaxis protein, with amino-acid sequence MKNLRLAQKMSVLSLILMGSIVVVAGVAVTQLSSLDAQVRQLVDRTILKRQTLADLQSRLFLSIRAQKNAILAPDDERSRSYAAESRSVLDDVRSELERIRGLTSGDGAGSQSAAVEALDKAIDAYEVVNEESLDLAVQNTNLKARTLLGGDYRRQADLIASLLRARIGAIISGPPPEADDLSRLRSFVEALAALLEMHPAVVRHIESSSPEEMTAQATKLAELQGRVQAGLEAAGEPSAAPSEGRDAFAELKAIQASIIGLSETDSNNRSTALSLAELKEATDECAARISELGDLFAREAADGRASSAAAYFVGLAWIIGVALAGLVFGGALAVFVTRSVAGPVLEVRDLTRSMADGDLRSRVSLRQRDEVGQLSDATNSLADAFTTIVAEIRGVCEGMAASAGELSGVSNQLVSQSEHASMKATSVASASEQLTTNIGTMASAAEQMSASVASISSASEEMSINVGTISSAAEQTSTNVDFVSQAVGEISSSFADVLKDVQQGSDIAGEASRMADSATETIQLLNRSGAEISKVTEAIKMIALQTNLLALNATIEATSAGEAGRGFAVVAHEIKELANQSAKAAEDIARKIEGVQEDTRRAVQVIQGVSQIIKDINASSGRITVSVEKQTRAASLISQNVSEASKGVGDIARSISEVAKAAGDMARNVAEAARGATEVSRNVAEAAKAASGISSDIHGVSQASRSTNDSASLVHTSAEQLDRTSTQLRTLIGRFKINTGGAAGA
- a CDS encoding hybrid sensor histidine kinase/response regulator encodes the protein MKIPTDEFVIQAREHLAALEHILLSLEGPVLGAASRERVDRCLRIVHSIKGDAGFLGFTAIRTLADAMETVLETLRDPGGHPPNPAAVERLLLARDRLAALVDDLESGREADLGGLLDELERVARQGVGGPEGWDLDLREVDRLQSGRLAGFFAAFERLGRVSSPAVVLDAEDLSGGLPSGPVRFRVALASETPREEIRRALGLPEVAGPEGRGAVVPLAVDLAEWSRSRGQSLATLLADLDRWGRVEGASLEFEQDDLGRGLTPGPVVLRGQFRTAMPEDDVARRLAFPIAAEPPEAVDPPPAPATGVEPPLAPAAGGAVAAAEPERASLRINVELLDRLMTLTSELTLIRNQSLLAFDLDDDRVRPIVQRLDAVTSALQETVLRSRMQPIGNLFGKFPRVVRDLARQLGKQVELRLVGRDVELDKTILEQLSDPLTHLVRNSVDHGIEPPDERVARGKPPVGRIVLSASHEEGRIRIEIRDDGRGLDPQSIRDKALAMRLKTEAELDRMADRELSMLILVPGFSTARAVSDVSGRGVGMDVVKTNIEHLEGTLAIDSRPGAGTAMILRLPLTLAIIPCLIVTVGGERYAVPQRDLEEAVCLHPRLAGRVVRAFDTEVYRLRGQLLPIVRLADVLRRRRPPGADADADAGAGGDRGEETGGTGQAIAYILVLRSASRRFGLVVDEVRGTEEVVVKPMHPAIKPIGIFSGATIMGDGRVALIVDVAGIVEHARPGFEPAAETAAEAARGPDASKAVQPHRVLLFEHGPHEQFALPLLQIRRVEMVDLDRVERVGEHEYVAVDGVSMRLLRLDRVMGVSAPPPLAAGAGRVPLILPKFVAQPMAILASRIVDTEALAVELQSHPEHDRGILGSAIVRGRMTLFVDIFRLSAQLFGTPPSPGPARGERPRRLLLLDDTPFFLEVVRRYLSEEGHEVETAVNGLDGLARLADGPPFDLIVSDIEMPVMDGWEFAREVRRRGVPTPLLALTSLSGAAYEARARECGFDDYEVKLDHDRLVRKVAALLGGREAGA